The following proteins are co-located in the Paraburkholderia phytofirmans PsJN genome:
- a CDS encoding 2-hydroxyacid dehydrogenase: protein MQKILVARPIFPDVIERLKQYFDVDWNQGDVLAADELKRRLADKDGALTAGDPVGAAELAAAPRLRVVSNMAVGYNNFDVAAFNAANVLGTNTPDVLNESTADFGWALMMAAARRITESEHWLRGGQWQKWAYDAFLGSDLHGSTLGVIGMGRIGQALARRAKGFDMQVIYHNRSRVAPEIEAELNAEYVSKQDLLRRADHVVLVLPYTKENHHTIGAAELALMKPTATLTNIARGGIVDDAALVEALRSKQIAAAGLDVFEGEPNLNQDLLSVPNVVLTPHIASATEATRRAMANLAADNLIAGLGEGPRAGRPPNPVNPEVIGKARS from the coding sequence ATGCAGAAGATCCTCGTCGCCCGTCCGATCTTTCCCGATGTGATCGAACGGCTCAAACAATATTTCGACGTCGACTGGAATCAGGGCGACGTGTTGGCCGCCGACGAACTGAAGCGCCGTCTCGCGGATAAAGACGGCGCCCTGACCGCGGGCGACCCGGTCGGTGCCGCCGAGCTCGCGGCGGCGCCGCGTCTGCGTGTGGTGTCGAATATGGCGGTGGGCTACAACAACTTCGACGTGGCCGCTTTCAACGCGGCCAACGTGCTCGGCACGAACACGCCGGACGTGTTGAACGAATCGACAGCGGACTTCGGCTGGGCGTTGATGATGGCGGCGGCGCGCCGCATCACCGAATCGGAGCACTGGCTGCGCGGGGGCCAATGGCAGAAGTGGGCGTATGACGCGTTCCTCGGCAGCGATTTGCACGGCTCGACGCTCGGCGTGATCGGCATGGGCCGTATTGGCCAGGCGCTCGCGCGTCGCGCGAAGGGCTTCGACATGCAGGTGATTTATCACAATCGTTCGCGCGTGGCGCCCGAGATCGAGGCTGAGTTGAACGCGGAGTATGTATCGAAGCAGGACCTGTTGCGGCGTGCGGATCACGTCGTGCTCGTACTGCCGTACACGAAGGAGAACCATCACACGATCGGAGCGGCTGAACTCGCGCTGATGAAACCGACCGCGACGCTTACGAATATCGCGCGAGGCGGCATCGTCGATGACGCAGCGCTGGTCGAAGCATTACGCTCGAAGCAGATTGCCGCCGCTGGTCTCGATGTGTTCGAAGGCGAGCCCAATCTGAATCAGGATCTGCTCAGCGTACCGAATGTCGTGCTGACGCCGCACATTGCCAGCGCGACTGAAGCCACGCGCCGCGCCATGGCGAATCTCGCCGCGGACAATCTGATCGCGGGCCTGGGCGAAGGTCCGCGCGCGGGGCGGCCGCCGAACCCGGTCAACCCCGAGGTCATCGGCAAGGCGCGTTCATGA
- a CDS encoding sodium:proton antiporter translates to MKGRAVWTGMALAAALTLAGWPQLASAATLDGATLSALWGLPFAGVLLSIAVFPLIAPAFWHHHFGKIAAAWALVFLVPFALNYGSSAAFGTLVHALLEEYIPFIVLLTALYTVAGGICVRGNLHGTPRLNTSILALGTLFASIMGTTGAAMLLIRPLLRANDNRKHVIHVVVFFIFLVANAGGSLSPLGDPPLFLGFLQGVSFFWTTTHLALPMLFVCGVLLVGFYALDSHYFHRREEERSRFLDPTPDTPPLGIDGKINFVLLAAVIALVLMSGLWKPGVEFEVFGTHVALQNAVRDAALICVTLLSLALTPRAARAGNDFNWAPIEEVAKLFAGIFVTIAPVITILRAGEAGAFAGIVHLVNDASGQPHDLMYFWATGLLSSFLDNAPTYLVFFNLAGGDAQTLMTTGATTLAAISAGAVFMGANTYIGNAPNFMVKAIAESRGVRMPGFFAYLGWSAAVLLPLFLVTGWLFF, encoded by the coding sequence ATGAAAGGACGTGCCGTCTGGACGGGCATGGCGCTCGCGGCTGCATTGACGCTGGCCGGCTGGCCGCAGCTGGCGTCGGCCGCCACGCTCGACGGCGCGACCTTGTCGGCGCTGTGGGGACTGCCGTTCGCGGGCGTGCTGCTGTCGATCGCGGTATTTCCGTTGATCGCGCCGGCGTTCTGGCATCACCATTTCGGCAAGATCGCGGCGGCGTGGGCGCTGGTGTTTCTCGTGCCGTTCGCGCTCAACTACGGCAGCAGCGCCGCATTCGGCACGCTCGTGCATGCGCTGCTTGAAGAATACATACCGTTCATCGTGTTGCTGACGGCGCTCTACACCGTGGCGGGCGGCATCTGCGTGCGCGGCAATCTGCATGGCACGCCGCGCCTGAACACCTCGATCCTCGCGCTCGGCACTTTGTTCGCGAGCATCATGGGCACGACCGGTGCCGCCATGTTGCTGATCCGTCCGTTGCTGCGCGCCAACGACAATCGCAAGCACGTCATTCACGTAGTCGTGTTTTTTATCTTCCTCGTGGCCAACGCGGGTGGTTCGCTTTCGCCGCTGGGCGACCCGCCGCTCTTTCTCGGCTTTCTGCAAGGCGTGAGTTTTTTCTGGACCACCACGCACCTCGCGCTGCCGATGCTGTTCGTCTGCGGCGTGCTGCTGGTCGGGTTCTATGCGCTGGACTCGCACTATTTTCATCGGCGCGAAGAAGAGCGCTCGCGTTTTCTCGATCCGACGCCCGACACGCCGCCGCTCGGCATCGACGGCAAAATCAATTTTGTGTTGCTTGCCGCCGTAATCGCGCTCGTGCTGATGAGCGGGCTGTGGAAACCTGGCGTGGAATTCGAGGTGTTCGGCACGCATGTGGCGCTGCAAAACGCCGTGCGCGATGCCGCGCTGATCTGCGTCACCTTGCTCTCGTTGGCGCTTACGCCGCGCGCGGCTCGCGCGGGCAACGACTTCAACTGGGCGCCGATCGAAGAAGTGGCCAAACTTTTCGCCGGCATCTTCGTGACGATCGCGCCGGTCATCACGATTTTGCGCGCGGGCGAGGCGGGTGCGTTCGCGGGCATCGTCCATCTGGTCAACGACGCCTCGGGCCAGCCGCACGATCTGATGTACTTCTGGGCGACCGGACTGCTATCTTCGTTCCTCGACAACGCGCCGACTTACCTCGTGTTCTTCAACCTGGCCGGCGGCGACGCGCAGACGCTCATGACCACCGGCGCCACCACGCTCGCGGCGATCTCCGCCGGCGCGGTGTTCATGGGCGCGAACACGTATATCGGCAATGCGCCGAACTTCATGGTGAAGGCAATCGCGGAATCGCGCGGTGTTCGCATGCCGGGTTTTTTCGCGTATCTGGGCTGGTCAGCCGCGGTGTTGTTGCCGCTTTTTCTTGTCACCGGCTGGCTCTTTTTTTGA
- a CDS encoding LutC/YkgG family protein, whose product MDTSLARRNILARIRAAQGREPKPSASEREAAADYLARHPAGPRPEMPVDLVAHFIEEAQKMATTVDSVAALSDVPAAAHRYLTQHALPLQAIAWQTLQDLHWAEAGLTVEFRKPQDGDVVGLTGCFCATAETGTLVLLSGPETYASAGLLPETHIAIVPASRIVSGHEEAFALIRKERGELPRAVNFVSGPSRTGDIEQTIVLGAHGPYRVHVIVVQGA is encoded by the coding sequence ATGGACACATCGCTCGCACGCCGCAACATCCTGGCGCGCATTCGCGCGGCACAAGGGCGTGAGCCCAAGCCGTCAGCTTCCGAGCGCGAGGCCGCCGCGGACTATCTCGCGCGCCATCCTGCCGGCCCGCGTCCGGAGATGCCGGTTGACCTCGTTGCGCACTTCATTGAAGAAGCGCAAAAAATGGCGACCACGGTGGACTCGGTTGCAGCACTGAGCGACGTGCCGGCCGCGGCGCACCGCTACCTCACGCAGCATGCATTGCCGCTGCAAGCCATCGCCTGGCAAACGCTGCAAGATCTGCATTGGGCCGAAGCCGGCCTCACCGTCGAATTTCGCAAGCCGCAAGACGGCGACGTAGTCGGTCTTACCGGCTGCTTCTGCGCGACCGCCGAGACCGGCACGCTAGTGCTGCTGTCGGGACCGGAAACTTATGCGTCGGCCGGTCTGCTTCCGGAAACGCACATTGCGATCGTGCCGGCTTCTCGCATCGTCTCGGGTCACGAAGAGGCGTTCGCACTGATCCGCAAGGAACGCGGCGAACTGCCGCGCGCGGTCAACTTCGTCTCCGGGCCTTCGCGGACCGGCGATATCGAACAGACCATCGTGCTCGGCGCGCATGGGCCTTACCGGGTGCATGTGATCGTCGTGCAGGGCGCCTGA
- the pncB gene encoding nicotinate phosphoribosyltransferase: protein MIITSLLDTDLYKFTMMQVVLHHFPAANVEYRFRCRTPNVDLVPYIGEIRDEVRKLCQLRFTDDELDYLRRMRFIKGDFIEFLALFHLNEKYISIEPSPKGNGEIDIEIKGPWLHTILFEIPMLAIVNEVYFRNTQQKPDYSEGRGRLVDKIQLLGARPEFADCKIADYGTRRRFSKQWHEEVILKLKEGLGEQFAGTSNVFYAMKHSLTPLGTMAHEYLQACQALGPRLRDSQIYGFEMWAKEYRGDLGIALSDVYGMEAFLRDFDMYFCKLFDGARHDSGDPFDWGERLLKHYEANRCDPRTKILVFSDALDIPKVLQLYERFRGRCKLAFGVGTNLTNDLGYNPLQIVIKMVRCNGQPVAKLSDSPGKNMCEDKAYLAYLRQVFGIAQPEEEAAK, encoded by the coding sequence ATGATTATTACTTCGCTGCTCGACACCGATCTGTACAAGTTCACGATGATGCAAGTGGTGTTGCATCACTTTCCCGCGGCGAACGTGGAGTATCGCTTCCGCTGCCGTACGCCGAATGTCGATCTCGTACCGTACATCGGCGAGATTCGCGACGAAGTGCGCAAGCTCTGCCAACTGCGCTTCACCGACGACGAACTCGACTACCTGCGGCGCATGCGCTTCATCAAGGGCGACTTCATCGAGTTTCTCGCGCTGTTCCATCTGAACGAAAAATACATTTCGATCGAACCGTCGCCGAAGGGCAATGGCGAAATCGACATCGAGATCAAGGGACCGTGGCTGCATACGATCCTGTTCGAGATTCCGATGCTCGCGATCGTCAACGAAGTCTACTTCCGCAATACGCAGCAAAAGCCGGACTACAGCGAAGGGCGCGGGCGCCTCGTCGACAAGATCCAGCTGCTCGGCGCGCGTCCGGAATTCGCCGACTGCAAGATCGCCGACTACGGCACACGCCGTCGCTTCTCGAAGCAATGGCACGAGGAGGTGATCCTCAAGCTCAAGGAAGGCCTCGGCGAGCAGTTCGCCGGCACCAGCAACGTGTTCTACGCGATGAAGCACAGCCTCACGCCGCTCGGCACGATGGCGCACGAATACCTGCAGGCATGTCAGGCGCTCGGTCCGCGGCTGCGCGATTCGCAGATCTACGGCTTCGAAATGTGGGCCAAGGAATACCGCGGCGACCTCGGCATCGCGCTCTCCGATGTGTACGGCATGGAGGCGTTTTTGCGCGACTTCGACATGTACTTCTGCAAACTGTTCGACGGCGCGCGCCACGATTCCGGCGATCCGTTCGACTGGGGCGAACGCCTGCTCAAGCACTACGAAGCGAACCGCTGCGACCCGCGCACCAAGATCCTCGTGTTCTCCGACGCGCTCGACATTCCCAAAGTGCTGCAACTCTACGAGCGCTTCCGCGGCCGCTGCAAGCTGGCGTTCGGCGTGGGCACGAATCTGACCAACGACCTCGGCTATAACCCGCTGCAGATCGTCATCAAGATGGTCCGCTGTAACGGTCAGCCGGTGGCGAAGCTGTCGGACTCGCCTGGCAAGAACATGTGCGAAGACAAGGCTTATCTCGCCTATCTGCGCCAGGTGTTCGGCATTGCGCAACCCGAGGAAGAGGCGGCGAAGTAA
- the fdxA gene encoding ferredoxin FdxA: MTHVVTESCIKCRYTDCVDVCPVDCFREGPNFLAIDPDECIDCAVCVAECPVNAIYAEEDVPGDQQNFIELNAELAKNWPSITKTKAPLPEADEFKDVKEKLELLAR; the protein is encoded by the coding sequence ATGACTCACGTTGTGACCGAAAGCTGCATCAAGTGCCGCTATACCGACTGTGTCGATGTGTGCCCGGTGGACTGCTTTCGCGAAGGTCCCAACTTCCTCGCGATCGACCCCGATGAATGCATCGACTGCGCCGTGTGCGTGGCCGAATGCCCGGTGAACGCCATTTATGCCGAAGAAGACGTGCCGGGCGACCAGCAGAACTTCATCGAGCTGAATGCCGAGCTCGCGAAGAACTGGCCGAGCATCACCAAGACCAAGGCACCGCTGCCGGAAGCCGACGAGTTCAAGGACGTGAAGGAAAAGCTCGAGCTGCTCGCACGTTGA
- a CDS encoding CreA family protein codes for MKPTLLRISLAAAAALLLPSAHGEEVGSVNTNFRVTGSDRVVVEAYDDPMVQGVTCYVSRARTGGVKGTLGIAEDPTEASIACRQVGEIHFTGPVKKQADVFSVSMSFIFKSLHVVRVVDAKRNSLVYLTYSDRVVSGSAKNSVSAVPMPAGTTIPVK; via the coding sequence ATGAAACCCACTTTGTTGCGCATCTCGCTTGCGGCGGCTGCCGCCCTCCTGCTGCCTTCGGCGCATGGCGAAGAAGTCGGCAGCGTCAATACCAATTTCCGCGTCACCGGTTCCGACCGCGTGGTCGTCGAGGCCTATGACGATCCGATGGTTCAAGGCGTGACTTGCTACGTGTCGCGGGCACGCACCGGCGGCGTCAAGGGTACGCTCGGCATCGCTGAAGACCCGACCGAAGCGTCGATCGCCTGCCGGCAGGTCGGTGAAATCCACTTCACGGGTCCGGTGAAGAAGCAGGCCGACGTGTTCTCGGTGAGCATGTCGTTCATCTTCAAGTCGTTGCATGTGGTGCGGGTGGTCGACGCGAAGCGCAACTCGCTCGTGTATCTCACCTACAGCGACCGCGTGGTCAGCGGCAGCGCGAAGAACAGTGTGAGCGCCGTGCCGATGCCGGCCGGTACAACGATCCCGGTCAAGTAG
- a CDS encoding AraC family transcriptional regulator translates to MTAAHRFQDSARYWRTPLLPGADLLTAEYHDHEFTPHWHDAYTIPVIVAGAEGYRYLGSDYVAEAGSVPIINPGELHTGSKAVEAGWRYRVMYAPVDFIHALANEVSGKPQALPWFAPGVIRDPDLAARLAHAHRLLEAGGDALAAEAAMLDALSTLLVRYAQTQPAPSRLATDDARVTIMQDRLTGDLVEPVTLAEVAQVAGLSPFHAARLFTQTTGLPPHAWRNQVRLQRALAPLRAGVSVTEVAAASGFTDQSHFTRHFRRMFGVPPGRWQGV, encoded by the coding sequence ATGACCGCCGCACACCGTTTCCAGGATTCCGCCCGCTACTGGCGTACGCCGCTCTTGCCCGGCGCGGACCTGCTCACGGCCGAATATCACGATCACGAATTCACGCCGCATTGGCACGACGCGTACACGATTCCAGTGATCGTGGCGGGCGCCGAGGGGTATCGGTATCTCGGTTCCGACTACGTCGCCGAAGCCGGCAGCGTACCCATCATCAATCCCGGCGAGTTGCACACGGGCTCGAAGGCGGTCGAGGCGGGCTGGCGATATCGCGTGATGTACGCGCCGGTGGATTTCATCCACGCCCTCGCCAACGAGGTCAGCGGCAAGCCTCAGGCGTTGCCGTGGTTTGCGCCTGGTGTGATCCGCGATCCGGATCTGGCCGCGCGGCTGGCGCACGCGCATCGTCTGCTGGAGGCGGGCGGCGACGCGCTCGCTGCCGAAGCCGCCATGCTCGACGCCTTGTCCACGCTGCTGGTGCGCTATGCGCAGACCCAACCCGCGCCTTCACGCCTCGCCACCGACGACGCTCGCGTAACGATCATGCAGGATCGCCTGACGGGCGACCTCGTCGAGCCCGTCACGCTCGCTGAAGTGGCCCAGGTCGCGGGACTCTCGCCGTTCCACGCGGCGCGTCTTTTCACCCAGACGACTGGTCTGCCGCCCCACGCGTGGCGCAATCAGGTGCGCTTGCAGCGCGCGCTCGCGCCGCTGCGCGCGGGCGTTTCCGTCACGGAGGTCGCCGCCGCCAGCGGCTTCACGGACCAGAGCCACTTCACGCGACACTTCCGACGCATGTTCGGCGTGCCGCCCGGGCGCTGGCAGGGCGTTTGA
- a CDS encoding AzlC family ABC transporter permease translates to MTHSTAGRPTSPSHFKEFTAGARDIIPMMVGAAPFGVIFGTLVASGPLHLWHGQLMSLVVFAGSAQFIALGLIAGHASFAVVWATTLVVNLRHVLYSATLAPHVAHLPARWRWVLGALLTDEVFAVAWEHYRHREPGTVGPHYFFGAGLAMYLNWQLWTAAGLLFGAAFPDLQSLGLDFAMVATFIAIVVPQLVALRYIAAAVTSGMLAFFWQAWPYKLGLLGAVFAGVAIGVLLSTSRPNLRGNGKTAEASR, encoded by the coding sequence TTGACCCATTCCACCGCAGGCCGGCCCACGAGCCCAAGCCATTTCAAAGAGTTCACCGCAGGCGCGCGCGACATCATCCCGATGATGGTCGGCGCGGCCCCTTTCGGCGTCATTTTCGGCACTCTCGTCGCATCCGGCCCGTTGCATCTATGGCACGGCCAGTTGATGTCGCTCGTCGTGTTCGCCGGCTCCGCGCAGTTCATCGCGCTCGGCCTGATTGCCGGACACGCGAGTTTTGCCGTCGTCTGGGCGACCACGCTCGTCGTTAATCTGCGCCATGTGCTGTACAGCGCCACGCTCGCCCCGCACGTCGCGCATCTGCCGGCACGCTGGCGCTGGGTGCTCGGCGCGCTGCTCACCGACGAAGTTTTCGCCGTCGCGTGGGAACACTACCGGCATCGGGAGCCCGGCACGGTCGGGCCGCATTACTTCTTCGGCGCCGGCTTGGCCATGTATCTGAACTGGCAGCTCTGGACCGCCGCCGGCCTGCTGTTCGGCGCGGCTTTCCCGGACCTGCAATCGCTCGGCCTCGATTTCGCCATGGTCGCCACGTTCATCGCGATCGTCGTGCCGCAACTCGTCGCGCTGCGCTACATCGCGGCGGCCGTCACCTCGGGCATGCTGGCCTTCTTCTGGCAGGCGTGGCCGTACAAACTCGGTTTGCTTGGCGCGGTGTTCGCGGGCGTGGCGATCGGCGTGCTGCTGTCGACGTCGCGGCCCAACCTGCGCGGCAACGGCAAAACCGCGGAGGCATCGCGATGA